In Clupea harengus unplaced genomic scaffold, Ch_v2.0.2, whole genome shotgun sequence, a single window of DNA contains:
- the LOC122131429 gene encoding protein NLRC3-like: MSQHRGSAGGHGDTRPTTQKGRPDSPAPSCVSMKSNHSKEDMINFSEGHSHPDPSLQQEEQTIHPSFSKTYQNELSTVFKELEHKVITFMTNELKRLKKLLTHDYPESPCSEEEDEEDQRDVRDGVLKIAVHILRNMNQEIIAQQLEKYGLFPRCQQELKYRLTKKFQSVFEGVPKLGNPTFLEKIYTELYITEGESVEVNTEHEVRQIEMASKRQITKRETPIKCTDIFKPLPGQDKPIRTVLTKGVAGIGKTVSVQKFILDWAKGKANENIHFIFPLSFRELNLIKDKKYTLLDIINHFFSETKDFAFSNQDRYNIAFIFDGLDESRLPLDFQHNECIYNVSEPASVDVLLTNLIKGNLLPSALVWITSRPAAANQIPPECVDQVTEVRGFNDPQKEEYFRKKITKKELASRIITHLKSSRCLYIMCHIPVFCWMSATVLVYILTEAESGEIPTSLTQMYTHFLIIQTKHRSQKYGNRDADALLKTILSLGKLAFQQLEKGNLIFYEEDLRECGIDVTEASVYSGMCTEIFREEAGMYQGKVFCFVHLSIQEFLAALYVFLHFSERDSNMPDQHQTSQLYSLLRANKHHDIHQTAVDLALRNKNGHLDLFLRFLLGLSLESNQKLLQDLLPQTGSSSLNTEEIVKYIKQKIREDPNPERCINLFHCLNELNDHSLVEEVNGYLRKGKETRTDLSLSQLSALAFVLLMSDQELEEFDMEDYGGKGSPARSEAGLLRMLAVVKASRRVK, from the exons ATGAGTCAACATAGAGGCTCTGCTGGAGGACATGGAGATAcaag ACCAACAACCCAGAAAGGGAGACCAGACTCTcctgcacccagctgtgtgtccatgaagagcaATCATTCAAAGGAGGACATGATCAACTTTAGTGAGGGACACAGTCATCCTGATCCCAG TCTCCAACAAGAAGAACAAACAATTCATCCATCCTTCAGCAAAACCTACCAAAATGAATTGTCTACTGTATtcaag GAGCTTGAACACAAAGTCATCACTTTCATGACGAATGAACTAAAGAGACTCAAGAAGCTGCTGACTCATGATTACCCAGAATCCCCttgtagtgaggaggaggatgaggaggaccagagagatGTCAGAGATGGAGTTCTGAAGATTGCAGTGCACATCCTGAGGAACATGAACCAGGAGATCATTGCTCAGCAGCTGGAGAAAT ATGGACTGTTTCCTAGATGTCAACAAGAGCTCAAATATAGGCTAACAAAGAAGTTTCAGAGTGTATTTGAAGGCGTGCCTAAGCTAGGAAACCCTACTTTTCTGGAgaagatctacacagagctctacattACAGAGGGGGAAAGTGTAGAGGTCAATACTGAACATGAGGTCCGACAGATTGAGATGGCATCCAAGAGACAAATAACAAAGAGGGAAACACCAATCAAATGTACTGACATATTTAAGCCCTTACCTGGACAAGACAAACCCATCAGAACTGTGCTGACAAAGggagttgctggcattggaaaaactgTCTCTGTGCAGAAATTCATTCTGGACTGGGCTAAAGGCAAAGCCAATGagaatattcacttcatatttcctctttcttttcgcGAGCTGAACTTGATTAAAGACAAGAAATACACCCTTCTGGACATCATCAATCACTTCTTCTCTGAAACAAAAGACTTTGCCTTCTCCAACCAGGACAGATACAACATTGCTTTCATatttgatggtctggatgaaaGCAGACTTCCTCTGGATTTCCAGCACAATGAATGCATCTACAATGTCTCAGAACCTGCCTCAGTGGATGTCCTTCTCACAAACCTCATCAAGGggaatctgcttccctctgctcttgTGTGGATCACCtcccgaccagcagcagccaatcaaatccctCCTGAGTGTGTTGACCAGGTGACAGAAGTCCGGGGTttcaatgacccacagaaggaggagtacttcaggaagaaaatcacaaaaaaggaACTGGCCAGCAGaatcatcacacacctgaagtcTTCCAGGTGCCTCTACATCATGTgtcacattccagtcttctgttggatGTCAGCCACTGTTCTGGTGTACATCCTGACTgaagcagagagtggagagattcCAACGTCTTTgactcaaatgtacacacacttcctgatcatACAAACCAAACACAGGAGTCAGAAGTATGGAAACCGTGATGCGGATGCACTCCTGAAGACCATTCTGTCCCTGGGCAAACTGGCTTTTCAGCAGCTGGAGAAAGGCAATCTGATCTTCTATGAGGAGgacctgagagagtgtggcattgatgtcacagAAGCATCAGTGTACTCAGGGATGTGTACTGAGATCttcagagaggaggctgggATGTACCAGGGGAAGGTGTTCTGCTTCGTTCATCTGAGTATTCAGGAGTTTCTAGCAGCTTTATATGTGTTTTTGCACTTTAGCGAGAGAGACAGCAATATGCCTGACCAACACCAAACCTCTCAGCTTTATTCACTGCTCAGGGCTAACAAACATCATGACATACACCAGACTGCAGTGGACCTGGCCTTAAGGAATAAGAATGGACACCTGGACCTTTTCTTAAGGTTTCTTCTGGGCCTCTCACTGGAGTCCAATCAGAAACTCTTACAAGACCTGCTGCCACAGACAGGGAGCAGCTCACTGAACACAGAGGAAATAGTCAAGTACATCAAGCAGAAGATCAGAGAAGACCCCAACCCAGAGAGATGCATCAACctgttccactgtctgaatgaaCTGAACGACCACTCACTTGTGGAGGAGGTCAATGGCTACTTGAGGAAGGGAAAAGAAACCAGAAcggatctctctctttcccagctGTCAGCTCTGGCCTTTGTGCTACTGATGTCAGACCAGGAACTGGAGGAGTTTGACATGGAGGATTATGGGGGAAAGGGATCACCTGCCAGATCAGAGGCAGGTCTGCTGAGGATGCTGGCCGTGGTCAAAGCATCAAGAAGAGTGAAGTGA